One Bradyrhizobium sp. ISRA464 genomic window carries:
- a CDS encoding Wadjet anti-phage system protein JetA family protein: MATDRFFSRVQQDIFRPFTGRHRGIAFEVTVDLYDRVLGASADYDLVVNRERLTDIIATTIAQNRDLIVHIAEARQPGADEDQELDQSMDDRDYARKLISRLTHYGVIESFSDATHLTVLWRFTIEGKRIAKMFAETRRRTSSGRQRSIRACRTALDSFLRDKNHEYLVDAYEYSTSIFEDVCQVADLFHEHQRQLLTRSYAGSKEAIEDYFQGVDDFQRRGERYLTSDNIHNHATEIIRLTHEIESMHPDDLKKIDKKIAVDNPGIEEDAHGAPPHVFIVERIRDIVRSTRRTKHEELTQAVGQFTSRFTNLIMRIIRLQSVGRNSFLEIATLFRSVPDDERQKLTREILRSVLTLRADVLDPGKIFLSERPGRRETPVDVHTTNPTREERLRSAIRNALEEAFAVSSKDVVDHLEKLVRQSGAVDLLDLPVDDARSLLLALCAVESIRSERDTARIDVTRRNERRTNGVFEANDYQFSQRT, translated from the coding sequence ATGGCAACCGATCGCTTCTTTTCCCGTGTCCAGCAAGACATCTTTCGGCCCTTCACCGGCCGGCATCGGGGCATTGCTTTTGAGGTAACGGTCGACCTTTACGACCGCGTGCTGGGCGCATCAGCTGACTACGATCTCGTTGTCAATCGCGAACGTCTGACCGACATCATCGCAACGACGATCGCACAGAACAGGGATCTGATCGTCCACATCGCCGAGGCGCGCCAGCCCGGCGCTGACGAAGATCAAGAACTCGATCAATCGATGGATGATCGGGACTACGCCCGCAAGCTCATCTCCCGGCTGACGCACTACGGCGTAATCGAGTCTTTTTCCGACGCGACGCACCTTACCGTGCTTTGGCGTTTCACGATCGAGGGCAAGCGGATCGCCAAGATGTTCGCCGAGACGCGGAGACGAACATCGAGCGGACGCCAACGCAGCATACGGGCCTGCCGCACGGCTTTGGATTCATTTCTGCGGGACAAAAACCACGAGTATCTCGTCGACGCCTACGAGTATTCGACGTCAATCTTTGAGGACGTTTGCCAGGTCGCCGATCTGTTCCACGAGCATCAGCGGCAACTCTTGACGCGAAGCTATGCTGGATCGAAGGAAGCGATCGAGGACTATTTTCAGGGTGTCGACGACTTTCAGCGCCGCGGCGAACGATACCTGACCAGCGACAACATTCACAATCATGCCACGGAGATCATCCGGCTCACTCACGAGATCGAGTCGATGCATCCGGATGACCTCAAGAAAATCGACAAGAAGATCGCCGTTGACAATCCAGGGATCGAGGAAGATGCGCATGGAGCACCGCCGCACGTCTTTATCGTCGAGCGTATCCGCGACATCGTTCGTTCGACGCGGCGCACCAAACACGAGGAACTGACGCAGGCTGTCGGTCAATTTACGAGCCGCTTCACCAATCTGATCATGCGCATCATCCGATTGCAGTCGGTCGGGCGCAATTCGTTTCTCGAAATCGCGACCCTGTTCCGCAGCGTGCCAGACGATGAACGGCAGAAGCTGACACGCGAGATTCTCCGAAGTGTCCTCACATTACGGGCCGACGTTCTGGATCCCGGCAAGATCTTCCTTTCGGAGCGGCCGGGACGCCGCGAAACGCCCGTTGATGTGCATACGACCAATCCAACGCGGGAGGAACGGTTGCGATCCGCCATCCGCAACGCCCTGGAAGAGGCATTCGCGGTTTCATCGAAGGATGTCGTCGACCATCTTGAGAAGCTGGTGAGGCAGAGCGGCGCGGTTGATTTGCTCGATTTGCCCGTCGATGATGCTCGATCCCTTCTTCTCGCACTCTGCGCCGTAGAATCTATCCGCTCGGAACGGGACACCGCCCGCATTGACGTTACGCGCCGCAACGAGCGCCGCACGAACGGCGTTTTCGAGGCGAACGACTACCAGTTCAGCCAGAGGACGTAA
- a CDS encoding DUF4194 domain-containing protein gives MKDIETRLKTKGVRPDDFRAVCSVLLSKGFLSRADGGDSTRLYDIAARCEAELSEYLGFAFPVVLINTLRPPHFRVVPSHHRDIGLVEPDDDLEMRREVKQSVAQSLAAVLIALRMLYDEQLLEKKIDVSGRISIKLTELALFMNTTLGIGLPPTRTDQRALFMKLKKHGALDMRIEALGDEDAVIVIRPEILTLVLEQNVRAAQAAFEACSEDPTKEPDHSAAEVPVEAPSAQIITLERTDRGQAGRT, from the coding sequence ATGAAGGACATTGAAACGCGTCTGAAAACGAAGGGCGTCCGCCCGGACGATTTCCGTGCTGTTTGCAGCGTGCTTCTGAGCAAGGGGTTTCTCAGCCGCGCCGATGGAGGAGATTCGACCAGGCTGTACGATATCGCCGCGCGCTGCGAGGCTGAACTATCTGAATATCTTGGCTTTGCGTTTCCCGTCGTTCTTATCAACACTCTCCGACCGCCGCATTTTCGGGTGGTTCCGTCTCATCATCGCGACATCGGCTTGGTAGAACCCGACGATGACCTCGAGATGCGGCGCGAAGTCAAGCAGTCTGTCGCGCAATCGCTCGCCGCGGTGTTGATCGCATTACGCATGCTCTACGACGAGCAGCTTCTGGAAAAGAAGATTGATGTATCGGGCCGTATCAGCATCAAACTGACTGAACTTGCGCTCTTCATGAACACGACCCTCGGCATAGGTCTTCCGCCAACAAGGACCGATCAACGCGCCTTGTTCATGAAGCTCAAGAAGCACGGGGCTCTCGATATGCGGATTGAGGCGCTCGGCGACGAAGATGCGGTCATCGTAATCCGCCCCGAAATTCTGACCCTGGTATTGGAGCAGAACGTGCGAGCCGCGCAAGCTGCGTTCGAGGCCTGTTCCGAAGATCCCACCAAAGAGCCTGACCACAGCGCGGCGGAGGTGCCGGTTGAGGCGCCCTCCGCACAGATCATAACCCTTGAACGGACGGACCGCGGCCAGGCGGGCCGCACCTGA
- a CDS encoding DEAD/DEAH box helicase family protein — protein sequence MSLISKWRRPVILPAMPERRLTAGKNTVTQTVFPRATVSALFFDSQYSGHDLIRLDLAPPFNEMLIRLPRAHRVDSPLPVLTALDPDQYNNATTTLELKWDRHGALENWADTPEKVLASWRNKFTFAIEDLETNAPGLRLPQIGALHAIAAHFSVGSDFEPATVVLPTGTGKTETMLASLVYSRERRVLVLVPSSVLRNQIAGKFSTLGVLPAAGAIPIELARPLVAKITKGIENAAAASRIIETSNVIVATPDILKASAPAALERLLKGCSTLFVDEAHHITATTWKEVRDKFETKKILQFTATPFRRDERKVDGKIIFNFKLGDAQQAGYYRPINLRSIEEFGDKEARDRRIAAEAVAVLRRDRNEQDRDHLLMARTRSKERAQEVWREYKKLAPEMKPVLVYSGPNRKAANAKSMAQLYDRGPNGARIVVCVDMLGEGVDLPNLKIAALHDTHKSLAVTLQFIGRITRKGDASIGEATVVTNIADPEAEKKLGSLYAEGADWDKIIRRLSEERIEQELRLQDMVAGLKGKGTLHAQISLWNLRPRLSTQIYRTSCATWFPTEYIKVLKAKDQTRYALDETQNLFVGLVYREDSVDWGDFQSLDDTSHHLLVMWWDKQNGALFIYASDYDALRTEQLANHVTGDKARLLSGTPIFQILNNVELPLAKSLGSSRVGAISFTSYFGPNVTEGLASIEKAESELNNIACLGYEDGERVLWGGAKRKGKVWEQNAGTLAEWVAWCARTWKKVSKEEAAAPNITRDFLRPIRLTAAHSSHPIGVEWGEHAQTMHADQYVVFGSTPVALYLVDLEIAAVNTDGSIDIRLSGDALSATYRLAISGTLQAGYCHTKVAGPDVQFKKSNGVVVPLPDHLVVDPLIVRYADGTYTNPQIDRPM from the coding sequence GTGAGCTTGATCAGCAAATGGCGGCGGCCGGTTATCTTGCCGGCCATGCCAGAACGTCGGCTTACAGCCGGCAAGAATACCGTCACACAGACTGTCTTCCCGCGGGCGACGGTTTCGGCCCTGTTCTTCGATTCCCAGTACAGCGGCCACGACCTGATCAGGCTCGACTTGGCGCCGCCGTTCAACGAGATGCTGATCCGCCTGCCGAGGGCGCACCGGGTCGATAGTCCCCTGCCGGTCCTGACCGCGCTCGATCCCGATCAATACAACAATGCCACGACGACGCTCGAGCTAAAATGGGATCGCCACGGTGCCCTGGAAAACTGGGCGGACACCCCCGAGAAGGTCCTGGCATCCTGGCGCAACAAATTCACCTTCGCGATCGAAGACCTGGAAACCAATGCGCCGGGACTTCGCTTGCCACAGATCGGCGCCCTCCATGCGATCGCCGCCCACTTCTCCGTGGGGTCAGATTTCGAGCCGGCGACGGTTGTCTTGCCAACCGGCACTGGCAAGACCGAAACCATGCTCGCGAGCCTCGTCTACAGCCGTGAACGCAGGGTGCTGGTGCTTGTGCCGAGCTCGGTGCTGCGCAACCAGATCGCGGGGAAATTCTCTACGCTGGGTGTCTTGCCGGCAGCCGGCGCCATCCCCATCGAGCTGGCCCGGCCGTTGGTAGCCAAGATCACGAAGGGCATAGAGAACGCGGCAGCCGCCAGTCGCATCATCGAAACGTCAAACGTCATCGTTGCCACGCCAGATATCCTGAAAGCATCCGCGCCTGCGGCACTGGAACGGCTCCTCAAGGGTTGTTCAACGCTCTTCGTGGATGAGGCTCACCACATCACCGCCACGACCTGGAAGGAAGTGCGGGACAAGTTCGAAACGAAGAAGATCCTACAGTTCACGGCGACACCCTTCCGCCGCGATGAGCGGAAGGTCGACGGCAAGATCATCTTCAACTTCAAGCTCGGTGACGCCCAGCAAGCCGGTTACTACAGGCCGATCAACCTCCGCAGCATCGAGGAATTCGGCGACAAGGAGGCACGGGACCGCAGAATCGCAGCAGAGGCGGTTGCGGTGCTGCGACGCGACCGCAACGAGCAGGACCGCGATCATCTCCTGATGGCCAGGACCCGCAGCAAGGAGCGCGCGCAAGAGGTCTGGCGCGAGTACAAAAAGCTGGCTCCTGAGATGAAGCCGGTCCTGGTGTATTCAGGGCCAAACCGCAAGGCCGCGAACGCGAAGTCCATGGCGCAACTCTATGATCGCGGCCCGAACGGCGCGCGCATCGTAGTTTGCGTCGACATGCTCGGAGAAGGCGTCGACCTGCCGAACTTGAAGATCGCCGCGCTCCACGACACACATAAGTCCTTGGCGGTCACGCTTCAGTTTATCGGCCGCATCACGCGGAAGGGTGATGCCTCGATCGGTGAAGCCACGGTCGTCACAAATATCGCCGACCCCGAGGCCGAAAAGAAGCTCGGCAGCCTGTACGCCGAAGGGGCGGATTGGGACAAGATCATCCGTCGCCTCAGCGAGGAACGGATCGAGCAGGAACTGCGCCTGCAAGACATGGTCGCTGGCCTGAAAGGCAAAGGCACGCTGCATGCGCAGATTTCGCTCTGGAACCTGCGCCCGCGCCTGTCGACCCAGATTTATCGCACTTCGTGCGCCACGTGGTTTCCCACTGAGTACATCAAGGTACTTAAGGCCAAAGACCAGACCCGGTACGCGCTGGACGAAACCCAGAATTTGTTTGTAGGCTTGGTCTACCGCGAAGATTCGGTGGACTGGGGTGACTTCCAGTCGCTGGACGACACGAGCCACCACCTGCTCGTAATGTGGTGGGACAAACAAAACGGCGCCCTGTTCATTTATGCTAGTGACTACGATGCGTTGCGCACCGAGCAGCTGGCAAACCACGTAACGGGGGACAAGGCCCGCTTATTGTCGGGCACGCCCATTTTCCAAATCCTGAACAACGTCGAATTACCTCTCGCCAAAAGCTTGGGGTCATCGCGCGTCGGCGCCATCAGCTTCACGTCCTATTTCGGTCCGAACGTCACTGAAGGCCTAGCCAGTATCGAGAAAGCAGAGTCCGAGCTGAACAATATTGCCTGCCTCGGCTATGAGGATGGCGAGCGGGTTCTGTGGGGTGGCGCCAAGCGCAAGGGCAAGGTCTGGGAGCAAAATGCCGGGACGCTCGCGGAATGGGTCGCCTGGTGCGCCCGCACCTGGAAGAAGGTGTCGAAGGAGGAAGCGGCCGCGCCGAACATCACGCGCGACTTCCTCCGGCCCATCCGTCTCACCGCGGCACATAGCTCGCACCCCATCGGCGTCGAGTGGGGCGAGCATGCGCAGACCATGCACGCCGACCAGTATGTAGTGTTTGGCAGCACACCGGTCGCGCTCTATCTCGTTGATCTTGAGATCGCGGCGGTCAATACAGATGGATCAATCGATATCCGGCTTTCTGGCGACGCTCTGAGCGCGACCTATCGGCTCGCCATATCCGGCACACTCCAAGCCGGCTATTGCCATACCAAGGTCGCCGGTCCAGACGTGCAGTTCAAAAAGTCAAACGGCGTGGTCGTTCCGCTGCCCGACCACCTTGTCGTTGACCCTCTGATCGTCCGCTATGCCGACGGCACTTATACCAATCCTCAAATTGATCGACCGATGTAG
- a CDS encoding nucleotidyl transferase AbiEii/AbiGii toxin family protein: MSDLPQIIRASADDRRGLFQTTGQRLSCAPENVEKDFWVCWTLDALYNRAGIKERLLFKGGTSLSKAFDLIQRFSEDIDITVFRDDLPGDPFPSDDELRAMGSNQRRRKLDEIKDRCSGYINGQFQAVLTKYAATELEGMKFKIEPDPDDPDAQSLLFHYPSAFTDSDEAYVRRVVKIESGAKSALDPHETKTLVPYSAPDTDGLDLAVPNVLTIKPERTFWDKIIILHGQRHWFQNRGELYKDGQRLSRHYYDVFRLLASEHGDVALADLKLAESCAKHARLYFDRKPLDLDQASPGTFGIVPADGMLEPLKADYEKMAGMIFGDVPSFDDIIGKIKTAEATLNAV, from the coding sequence ATGAGCGACCTGCCGCAGATCATCCGAGCGAGCGCCGACGATCGTCGGGGATTATTCCAGACGACCGGACAGCGTCTTTCGTGCGCTCCAGAGAACGTTGAAAAGGACTTCTGGGTCTGCTGGACCCTCGATGCGCTCTACAACAGGGCAGGCATAAAGGAGCGTCTGCTCTTCAAGGGAGGCACTTCGCTCTCCAAGGCATTCGACCTGATCCAGCGGTTCTCGGAAGACATCGACATCACCGTATTCCGTGACGACCTGCCGGGCGATCCTTTTCCGTCCGACGACGAACTCCGCGCGATGGGATCGAACCAGCGCAGACGCAAGCTTGACGAGATCAAGGATCGCTGCAGCGGCTATATCAACGGCCAATTTCAGGCCGTGCTGACGAAGTACGCCGCCACCGAGCTCGAAGGAATGAAGTTCAAGATCGAGCCCGATCCGGACGACCCCGACGCCCAGTCCCTGCTCTTCCACTATCCTAGCGCGTTCACGGATTCCGACGAGGCTTATGTCCGCCGCGTCGTGAAGATCGAGTCCGGAGCGAAGTCTGCGCTCGACCCGCATGAGACCAAGACGCTCGTTCCGTACTCCGCGCCCGACACCGACGGGCTGGATCTCGCCGTGCCGAACGTGCTGACGATCAAGCCGGAGAGGACATTCTGGGACAAGATCATTATCCTGCACGGACAGCGCCACTGGTTTCAGAACAGGGGCGAGCTCTACAAGGACGGACAGCGGCTGTCGCGGCACTACTACGACGTATTCCGCCTCCTCGCCTCCGAACATGGCGACGTCGCGCTCGCGGATCTGAAGCTTGCCGAAAGCTGCGCGAAGCATGCCCGCCTCTACTTTGACCGCAAACCTCTCGATCTAGACCAGGCTAGCCCCGGTACGTTCGGCATCGTACCGGCCGACGGCATGCTAGAACCGCTGAAGGCGGACTACGAAAAGATGGCCGGCATGATCTTCGGCGATGTCCCGTCGTTCGATGACATCATCGGCAAGATCAAAACGGCCGAAGCGACACTGAACGCCGTATGA
- a CDS encoding DUF6088 family protein — MASTATQIYDRMSHDAQPSKVWTARDFADTGSRSAVDVALHRLRSDKKIRRIDQGLYDLPRTNRLTNKISPPDYQSVIQAVARRDGAKVLVDGITAANNLGLTNAVPAKVVVWTDARVKPIRLDKMVIDFKKVASSRLVWADRPAAQLVQALIWLRDVLPSGDDKIAKRLTSILNDGDDGQRMRRDLQDHLGDLPDWLVPLVKDILKSDATPPDPPSPASAP; from the coding sequence ATGGCCAGTACAGCCACCCAAATCTACGACCGGATGAGCCACGACGCCCAGCCGAGCAAAGTGTGGACCGCGCGCGATTTCGCGGACACGGGCTCCCGGTCGGCGGTGGACGTCGCCCTCCATCGTCTCCGGAGCGACAAAAAAATCAGGCGCATCGACCAAGGTCTCTACGACCTTCCGCGCACCAATCGGCTGACAAACAAGATTTCCCCGCCCGACTACCAATCGGTGATTCAGGCGGTGGCGAGACGGGACGGCGCCAAGGTGCTGGTCGACGGCATAACCGCCGCCAACAACTTAGGCCTCACCAACGCAGTGCCGGCGAAGGTAGTCGTGTGGACGGACGCACGCGTAAAGCCGATACGTCTCGACAAGATGGTCATCGACTTCAAGAAGGTCGCGTCCAGCCGGCTGGTGTGGGCCGACCGCCCGGCGGCTCAGTTGGTGCAGGCTCTGATCTGGCTGCGTGACGTTCTGCCCTCGGGCGACGACAAAATAGCGAAGCGCCTCACGTCGATCCTGAACGACGGCGACGACGGGCAACGGATGCGCAGGGATCTGCAAGACCACTTGGGCGATCTGCCCGACTGGCTCGTTCCGCTGGTGAAGGATATCCTGAAATCCGACGCGACGCCGCCGGATCCGCCGTCGCCGGCTAGCGCTCCCTGA
- a CDS encoding SbcC/MukB-like Walker B domain-containing protein, which translates to MRIAQATTLHWGGLPNMDYVFGGHTLLAGETGSGKTSLIDAIVAVMAGGDSRKSKFNTAQTQSTPSAKKSKRTIASYITGSNGMGRFLRPNGAHGYVCVGWIQDAGDGPFGTPFTAIIGGEASLDRDVEKTPSLSGELVRILVRGHIVGHGDLMSPGGTVMPGHDLVVALRAKYGTSAVRDFKTGGEYLAMLYAFLKGDTTPVSREEADAAIKAFVSAIAYRQPNDIDGLIREEILDLVDNDALIQRLMETIREVNRLKEEAARMETNIERLEKAEVDLRSAFTAFMQERMARALIEVRRVRDIQAQTDTKLDERRIKADDLRQTEDSILAKNKEIQTLEGRHGDIQARIAKEDVYATKTNLERLIAEQDREMASILTRVQSTEQAFKTAEADVTYMEGVIGAVEDLTNCAPLLSRLRAALSSVSLPALQAAIEAVRDGIGEEPLAVMLQQCTAMRRALTETWAQAVNGENGLRNAFNRSFRAAEGDYDAKADEARSILRRAEKLKIGQIEYPEPVEYFLPLLRAQLPQCKPRVLCDVVEVTKPEWQPAIEGYLGWDRYTILYDRSYETQVVALAKAFRRDNPGRRGNISVPQLSLAIEDHPRVDATSIVHVLSVSGDSEADGYLNARYGRTLMVQDTETLRRTRSGIMQDGWSTQGYRYQQRLSPEEDLVFGAEIRRKQRDTLLRRGEQLEKEIDALTVRKTLLSKAIEIPGPSAVLLQAHDPRLFDEAAALRRMASEELAGLDLSTIASLIKQAQDIEKDVKELRSDVFKLGIHQGGVQTIVNGLDNQLAELRQQLAEVEPKAEAETALYQALMAHAFIDREEWEKRFEKEFKDPWSVDTYNNRRNDQATHATNWTNETILKLNAYKQDALDYQQLNIQPFAYHPSFAADTVMFWMEDTWRQIREQMRAQRDTGLPERNRDCDIAERSFTSSFTTDFCSTVLSNVEGRDDTILALNTNLSRINFGGDSYFLITALKPEYGDYIELFRKIRGLAEVHKGELDLFNATELNATERDTLQRIRALLLDERDTEQAVDELRRIADYRNYRSYDFERRRGEDRVELSRWGTGSGGETETPVYVIRVAVMASAFKIFSQQKKAHFRSIFMDEVFSTMDEARTRRVIGFLKELGLQIVCAAPTRSMAAVLDEFDTRINFSRYQTVSGDCSDVNVIDLDKSRVRALYETHRENVSVKAEAAFEKDESPLHVVAADPVRTVQSGSA; encoded by the coding sequence ATGCGTATTGCTCAAGCGACGACTCTACACTGGGGCGGACTGCCGAACATGGATTATGTGTTCGGCGGGCACACCCTGCTTGCCGGAGAGACAGGGTCAGGAAAAACCTCCCTGATCGATGCCATCGTCGCGGTCATGGCAGGCGGCGACAGCCGCAAATCGAAGTTCAATACCGCGCAGACGCAAAGCACGCCCTCGGCAAAGAAAAGCAAGCGCACGATCGCATCCTACATCACCGGCAGTAACGGCATGGGCCGGTTTCTTCGGCCGAACGGCGCGCACGGGTATGTTTGCGTCGGCTGGATTCAGGATGCGGGTGACGGTCCCTTCGGCACACCGTTTACGGCCATTATCGGAGGCGAAGCGAGCCTCGACCGCGACGTAGAAAAGACGCCGTCGCTGAGCGGCGAATTGGTTCGTATTCTCGTCCGCGGGCACATCGTCGGGCACGGCGACCTGATGAGTCCAGGCGGCACTGTCATGCCCGGCCACGACCTTGTCGTGGCCTTGCGTGCGAAATACGGCACATCGGCGGTGCGCGATTTCAAGACGGGCGGCGAGTATCTTGCGATGTTGTACGCCTTTCTGAAGGGCGATACGACGCCTGTATCCCGCGAGGAGGCCGATGCCGCGATCAAGGCCTTTGTGAGTGCGATTGCCTATCGTCAGCCGAACGACATCGACGGGCTCATACGCGAAGAAATCCTTGATCTTGTTGACAACGATGCGCTGATCCAGCGCCTCATGGAAACGATCCGCGAGGTCAACCGGCTGAAGGAGGAAGCGGCGCGGATGGAAACGAACATCGAGCGGCTTGAAAAAGCCGAGGTCGATTTGCGTAGCGCCTTTACCGCGTTCATGCAGGAACGGATGGCGCGCGCCTTGATCGAGGTTCGTCGCGTCCGGGACATTCAGGCCCAGACCGATACGAAACTCGATGAGCGCCGGATAAAGGCCGACGATCTTCGCCAAACCGAAGATTCCATCCTTGCTAAGAACAAGGAAATCCAAACACTCGAAGGCAGGCACGGCGACATTCAGGCGCGTATCGCCAAGGAGGACGTTTACGCCACCAAGACGAACCTTGAGCGGCTGATCGCCGAGCAAGATCGCGAGATGGCATCGATCCTTACCCGCGTCCAGAGTACCGAGCAAGCCTTCAAGACCGCAGAAGCCGATGTTACCTACATGGAAGGCGTCATTGGGGCAGTCGAGGATCTAACTAACTGCGCACCCTTGCTCAGCCGACTGCGCGCCGCACTGTCGTCCGTCTCGCTTCCCGCGCTTCAGGCGGCGATCGAAGCCGTCCGCGACGGCATCGGTGAGGAACCGCTCGCCGTCATGCTTCAGCAATGCACGGCGATGCGAAGGGCCCTCACCGAGACGTGGGCCCAAGCCGTCAATGGCGAAAACGGCCTGCGTAACGCGTTCAATCGCTCGTTTCGCGCGGCCGAAGGCGACTATGATGCCAAGGCCGATGAGGCGAGGAGTATCCTGCGGCGCGCCGAAAAACTGAAAATCGGGCAAATAGAGTATCCGGAGCCGGTAGAATATTTCCTTCCCTTGCTCCGCGCCCAACTTCCTCAGTGCAAACCGCGTGTGCTTTGCGACGTCGTCGAGGTCACCAAACCGGAATGGCAACCCGCCATCGAAGGGTACCTGGGCTGGGACCGCTACACGATCCTTTACGACCGAAGCTACGAGACCCAGGTCGTCGCGCTCGCGAAGGCTTTTCGCCGCGACAATCCGGGCCGCCGCGGCAACATCTCCGTGCCTCAGCTGTCATTGGCAATTGAGGACCACCCGCGCGTGGATGCGACCTCGATCGTGCATGTCCTCTCGGTGTCGGGCGACTCCGAGGCGGACGGCTACCTCAATGCACGGTACGGTCGGACCCTTATGGTCCAGGATACAGAGACGTTGCGAAGGACCCGCAGCGGCATCATGCAGGACGGCTGGTCGACCCAGGGCTATCGCTATCAGCAACGGCTCAGCCCCGAGGAAGATCTCGTCTTTGGAGCCGAAATCCGGCGCAAGCAGCGCGATACGCTGCTTCGCCGGGGTGAGCAGCTAGAGAAGGAGATCGATGCCCTCACGGTGCGCAAGACCTTGCTGTCAAAGGCCATCGAGATCCCCGGTCCGTCAGCGGTTCTTTTGCAAGCCCATGATCCGCGCCTTTTCGACGAAGCGGCGGCGCTTCGCCGTATGGCGTCGGAAGAACTCGCCGGCCTCGACCTTTCGACTATCGCAAGCCTGATCAAGCAAGCCCAGGACATCGAAAAGGACGTTAAGGAATTACGATCTGACGTCTTCAAACTGGGAATTCACCAGGGCGGCGTGCAGACGATCGTGAATGGTCTCGACAACCAGCTCGCGGAACTTCGCCAGCAGCTTGCTGAGGTGGAACCAAAAGCCGAAGCCGAGACAGCCCTGTACCAGGCGTTGATGGCGCACGCGTTTATTGACCGCGAGGAATGGGAGAAGCGCTTTGAGAAGGAATTCAAGGACCCGTGGTCGGTCGATACCTATAATAACCGGCGAAACGACCAAGCCACGCATGCCACGAACTGGACCAATGAGACGATCCTTAAGTTAAACGCCTACAAACAGGATGCGCTCGACTATCAGCAATTGAACATCCAGCCGTTTGCCTATCATCCGAGCTTTGCAGCCGATACGGTCATGTTCTGGATGGAAGACACGTGGCGGCAGATTCGCGAGCAAATGCGCGCACAAAGAGACACAGGTTTGCCTGAACGCAATCGCGACTGTGACATTGCGGAGCGCAGTTTTACATCATCGTTCACCACTGATTTTTGTTCGACCGTCCTCAGTAACGTCGAAGGACGGGATGATACGATTCTTGCGCTCAACACCAATTTGAGCCGGATCAATTTTGGCGGCGACAGCTACTTCCTCATCACGGCCTTGAAGCCGGAATATGGCGATTACATTGAACTGTTCCGAAAGATCCGAGGCCTTGCGGAAGTACACAAGGGCGAACTCGACCTTTTCAACGCCACCGAATTAAATGCGACCGAGCGCGACACGCTGCAACGAATTCGCGCGCTTCTCCTTGACGAGCGCGACACCGAGCAGGCGGTAGACGAACTCCGGCGCATTGCGGATTACCGCAACTACCGCTCCTATGATTTTGAGCGGCGACGCGGCGAGGATCGCGTCGAACTTTCGCGTTGGGGTACGGGTTCGGGCGGCGAGACTGAAACACCTGTCTATGTCATCCGGGTCGCCGTCATGGCGTCGGCCTTCAAGATCTTCTCGCAGCAAAAGAAAGCTCATTTCCGTTCGATCTTCATGGACGAGGTTTTCTCCACCATGGACGAAGCGCGCACCCGCCGGGTCATCGGCTTCCTGAAGGAGCTTGGCTTGCAGATCGTTTGCGCGGCGCCGACACGGTCAATGGCCGCGGTCCTCGATGAGTTCGATACACGGATCAACTTCTCACGCTATCAAACGGTTTCCGGTGATTGTTCCGACGTCAATGTCATCGATCTGGACAAGAGCCGCGTTCGTGCGCTCTACGAGACGCATCGCGAGAACGTCTCGGTCAAAGCCGAGGCGGCCTTCGAGAAGGATGAATCTCCGCTCCATGTCGTTGCTGCCGATCCGGTGCGGACCGTCCAGTCCGGCTCCGCATGA